Proteins encoded within one genomic window of Kaistia algarum:
- a CDS encoding nuclear transport factor 2 family protein, which translates to MKNATQLLEAYLANIQDPAAAASLFAEDGILELPTINARAQGPEAIEKFIAGLLVRVPDFRFKNIDISIRTEDQAFGEYQVEALVLATGKTYKQTYAGRLVAKDGKIKLLREALDTLAASQAFSKD; encoded by the coding sequence ATGAAAAACGCCACCCAGCTTCTCGAAGCCTATCTCGCGAACATCCAGGATCCGGCCGCTGCGGCGAGCCTCTTTGCAGAGGACGGCATTTTGGAACTGCCGACGATAAACGCCCGCGCCCAGGGCCCGGAAGCCATCGAGAAATTCATCGCCGGCCTTCTGGTCAGGGTTCCCGACTTCAGGTTCAAGAACATCGACATCTCGATCCGGACCGAAGACCAGGCGTTCGGCGAATATCAGGTCGAAGCCCTCGTACTCGCCACCGGCAAGACTTACAAGCAGACCTATGCCGGCCGGCTCGTCGCAAAGGACGGGAAGATCAAGCTGCTGCGGGAGGCGCTCGATACGCTCGCGGCATCGCAGGCCTTCAGCAAGGACTAA
- a CDS encoding LysR family transcriptional regulator, translating into MAFFISVSFHGLAVTRRYASRSLHKDAKYVFIIHAFAQSRPGGGTMDQLLAMRTFVRIAESGTFARAADLLGLPRSTVSKLISDLEDHLDTKLIQRTTRSVTVTADGAAYYERALRLLDELHDMDQAARRTKAQPQGKLRVDIGSLLANRILIPALPEFRQRYPDIEIYLGVNDRPIDLVSDAVDCVIRGGALDDSSLIGRRICKLDYVTCASPDYLAERAVPSHPRDLETGHQLLTYFSALTGKVFPLRFEQRADKIEIDYRYSVAVNESTAHLTALLSGLGIGQTFRFAAQPYLDDGRLIPLLDAWTREYHPLYVVYPSNRHLHAKLRVFVEWVAQIFARVDVRREPAVGD; encoded by the coding sequence GTGGCGTTTTTCATCAGCGTGTCCTTCCATGGGTTAGCTGTCACACGGAGATACGCCTCCCGAAGTTTGCACAAAGATGCGAAATATGTTTTCATAATCCACGCTTTTGCACAATCGCGGCCGGGCGGTGGGACGATGGATCAGCTTCTCGCGATGCGCACCTTCGTTCGGATCGCTGAATCCGGAACGTTCGCCAGAGCTGCCGACCTGCTCGGCCTGCCGCGCTCCACCGTCAGCAAGCTCATTTCCGATCTCGAGGACCATCTCGACACCAAGCTGATCCAGCGCACGACGAGATCTGTCACCGTCACGGCCGATGGCGCCGCGTATTATGAGCGTGCCCTTCGCCTGCTCGACGAACTGCACGACATGGATCAGGCGGCGCGACGGACCAAGGCGCAACCCCAGGGCAAATTGCGCGTCGATATCGGCTCTCTGCTCGCCAACCGGATCCTCATTCCGGCGCTGCCCGAGTTTCGCCAGCGCTATCCGGACATCGAAATCTATCTCGGCGTGAACGACCGGCCGATTGACCTTGTCAGCGACGCCGTCGATTGCGTCATCCGGGGTGGCGCGCTCGACGACAGCTCCCTGATCGGCCGGCGCATCTGCAAACTGGATTATGTGACCTGCGCTTCGCCCGACTATCTCGCCGAGCGCGCGGTTCCCTCGCACCCTCGCGACTTGGAAACGGGCCATCAGCTCCTGACCTACTTTTCCGCGTTGACGGGTAAGGTCTTTCCGCTCCGTTTTGAGCAGCGGGCGGACAAGATCGAGATCGACTACCGCTACAGTGTCGCGGTCAATGAGAGCACGGCGCATCTGACGGCGCTGCTTTCAGGTCTCGGCATCGGCCAAACCTTCCGCTTCGCCGCACAGCCCTATCTGGATGATGGACGCCTCATCCCGCTTCTCGATGCCTGGACGCGCGAATATCATCCGCTGTACGTCGTCTATCCCTCGAACCGCCATCTCCATGCGAAACTGCGCGTGTTCGTTGAGTGGGTCGCCCAGATCTTCGCGCGCGTGGATGTACGCCGCGAACCGGCTGTCGGCGATTAA
- a CDS encoding SDR family oxidoreductase, with product MTKTILITGTSSGYGKAITEHFLAQGWNVIATMRRPEAAGVAGDTGRLRVLPLDVTDEASIAALIETAGPIDVLVNNAGIGAVGAFEVTPMSLARQLFETNTIGVMAMCQAVIPQMRARRSGIIVNVTSSVTLGAFPLAAAYTASKQAIEGFTGSLAHELAYFNIAVKLVEPGYAPTTNFGANAIIPFDQLLPGEYADFAKPILEGFAAPALTTRENDVAEGVWSAVHDASGRLRFPAGLDAIALAEAR from the coding sequence ATGACCAAGACCATCCTCATCACCGGAACCTCGTCGGGCTACGGCAAGGCGATCACCGAGCATTTCCTTGCACAGGGCTGGAATGTGATCGCCACGATGCGGAGGCCCGAGGCAGCCGGCGTTGCTGGCGATACCGGCCGCCTGCGGGTTTTGCCGCTCGACGTCACCGACGAAGCTAGCATTGCGGCATTAATTGAAACCGCTGGTCCTATCGACGTGCTGGTGAACAATGCTGGCATCGGCGCAGTCGGGGCGTTCGAGGTGACGCCGATGTCGCTCGCACGCCAGCTGTTCGAGACCAACACGATCGGCGTGATGGCGATGTGCCAGGCCGTCATCCCGCAGATGCGCGCGCGCCGCTCGGGCATCATCGTCAATGTGACCTCGAGCGTCACTCTGGGCGCTTTCCCGCTGGCTGCTGCCTATACCGCGAGCAAGCAGGCGATCGAGGGCTTCACCGGCTCGCTCGCCCATGAACTCGCCTACTTCAATATCGCGGTGAAGCTGGTCGAGCCCGGCTACGCCCCCACCACCAACTTCGGCGCGAACGCAATCATTCCGTTCGACCAGCTGCTTCCGGGCGAGTACGCCGATTTTGCCAAGCCAATCTTGGAAGGCTTTGCAGCGCCGGCGCTGACCACCCGGGAAAACGATGTGGCCGAAGGCGTTTGGAGCGCCGTACATGATGCAAGCGGTCGGCTTCGGTTCCCCGCGGGGCTCGATGCCATTGCGCTCGCTGAAGCGCGCTGA
- a CDS encoding nuclear transport factor 2 family protein has translation MYAANRLSAINRFRRIKRTIWHLIIHRDDQCFQIIGLNRALFPRHLGLARERKEPAMTDVKTLNAEELLLRSLDLLPRDLHAWAALFAEDAVFELPYAGTFDAPTKRQGREAILAGMTWFRSLIDDLRIGEVTVHKLVGRDAVVAEYTATGKMSANGKSFDQIYIVRVEAKGGRITHFSEYFDTLRFKKHLEG, from the coding sequence ATGTACGCCGCGAACCGGCTGTCGGCGATTAATCGATTTCGGCGAATTAAGAGGACGATCTGGCATCTGATTATCCATAGGGACGATCAGTGTTTCCAGATTATCGGGCTGAACAGGGCTCTCTTTCCACGCCATCTCGGTCTGGCACGTGAACGAAAGGAACCTGCTATGACCGACGTAAAGACCCTGAACGCTGAAGAGCTTCTGCTGCGTTCGCTCGACCTTCTTCCTCGCGATCTCCACGCTTGGGCGGCCTTGTTCGCCGAAGACGCCGTCTTCGAGCTGCCCTACGCCGGCACCTTTGATGCGCCCACCAAGCGGCAAGGCCGCGAAGCGATCCTCGCCGGCATGACCTGGTTCAGGTCGCTGATCGACGACCTCAGAATCGGCGAAGTGACTGTCCACAAGCTCGTCGGCCGGGATGCGGTCGTTGCCGAATATACGGCCACCGGCAAAATGAGCGCCAACGGCAAGTCCTTCGATCAGATCTATATTGTCCGGGTCGAGGCCAAGGGTGGCCGGATCACACACTTCAGCGAGTATTTCGACACGCTGCGCTTCAAGAAGCACCTGGAAGGCTGA
- a CDS encoding Lrp/AsnC family transcriptional regulator — MTKTPLDAIDLKILREVQNDARIANITLADRVGLSPSPCSRRVKLLEEGGVIEGYRAVLNRPAVGLGLTVFAGVRVERHAQDQADAFVEAVLSMPEVVACHLISGDVDFLIEVVVPDMATYESTILRQLLSLTAIRDIRSSFAMRSYRAGGALPLSPARPSKT; from the coding sequence TTGACCAAAACGCCGTTGGACGCCATCGACCTGAAAATCCTTCGGGAGGTGCAGAACGACGCCCGCATTGCCAACATCACGCTTGCCGATCGCGTCGGGCTCTCGCCGTCTCCGTGCTCGCGACGCGTGAAGCTGCTTGAGGAGGGAGGCGTGATCGAAGGCTACCGTGCCGTCCTCAACCGTCCCGCCGTTGGGCTGGGTCTCACGGTGTTTGCCGGGGTGCGGGTCGAGCGTCACGCGCAGGACCAAGCCGATGCCTTCGTGGAAGCCGTCCTCTCGATGCCCGAGGTCGTCGCATGCCATTTGATCTCCGGCGACGTCGACTTCCTGATCGAAGTCGTCGTCCCTGACATGGCGACCTATGAGTCCACCATCCTGCGGCAGCTCCTATCGTTGACTGCCATCCGCGACATCCGCTCGAGTTTTGCCATGCGTAGCTACAGGGCTGGCGGAGCATTGCCCCTGTCGCCCGCGAGACCTTCAAAGACCTGA
- a CDS encoding flavin monoamine oxidase family protein encodes MPLLPPKLKHMESPKKKIVACVGMSGLAGPPRLAPTTDPKTVIVVGAGMSGLVAALELERAGHHVQIVEARRRIGGRVHTQRARDGAPMAEAGAGRIPRSHRWTWDYIGQMGLATRPLYPAGLKNVALIDGKRWIIDSKTDLAATVDLPPEEKAMGYAGLIKTHVLDNVEKLLAAKVIDTPAWPPSALAHLDRLCIVDHLAAQGLSPAAIKLLTLGAFPTAISPLMLSRVLATYDRESLSVIEGGNDRLPAAIAAHLRGPILLNSPVRAVVQFADRIEIAVEGARPKAVLTADALICTIPFSVLGRVQFEPALNPAKQQILAEIRYTKATKVAFKMSARFWESEQLSGFAQLDTGAEIWSPRWSAGDGSGVLQFYQQGERAAELDAMDEPARAQWAMGHIEKAFPGAGRHVQESRSYSWQHDPWAGGAYGIPQPGDLFRWQGNIASPEGRIYFAGEHTSEYSAWIEGAVRSGHRAATELHEATFESHR; translated from the coding sequence ATGCCGCTATTGCCCCCAAAGCTTAAGCATATGGAGAGCCCGAAGAAGAAGATCGTGGCATGCGTTGGCATGAGCGGCCTAGCGGGACCTCCACGGCTAGCCCCGACAACAGACCCTAAGACGGTCATTGTCGTTGGTGCTGGTATGAGTGGCCTCGTGGCGGCGCTCGAGCTTGAGCGCGCCGGTCACCATGTCCAGATTGTCGAGGCCCGGCGTCGGATTGGCGGTCGGGTTCACACGCAACGCGCACGAGACGGCGCACCCATGGCGGAGGCCGGGGCAGGTCGAATTCCCCGGTCGCATCGCTGGACTTGGGACTATATCGGTCAGATGGGGCTCGCCACCAGGCCGCTCTATCCGGCCGGCCTCAAGAACGTCGCGCTGATCGACGGCAAACGCTGGATCATCGACTCCAAGACGGACTTGGCCGCGACGGTCGATCTGCCGCCGGAGGAGAAGGCGATGGGATATGCTGGCCTGATCAAGACGCATGTGCTCGACAACGTTGAAAAGCTGTTAGCGGCAAAGGTGATCGACACGCCCGCATGGCCACCATCTGCGCTGGCTCACCTTGACCGGCTCTGCATCGTCGATCACCTTGCCGCGCAGGGTCTGTCGCCGGCAGCAATCAAGTTGCTGACCCTCGGCGCTTTCCCGACCGCCATTTCGCCCCTGATGCTCTCCCGCGTCCTCGCGACTTATGATCGTGAAAGCTTGTCGGTTATCGAGGGTGGCAACGACCGCCTGCCGGCCGCCATTGCCGCACACCTGCGCGGCCCAATCTTGCTCAACTCACCGGTTCGGGCCGTAGTGCAGTTCGCCGACCGCATCGAGATTGCCGTCGAAGGGGCAAGGCCGAAGGCCGTACTGACCGCAGATGCACTCATCTGCACGATCCCATTCTCAGTTCTGGGCCGCGTCCAGTTCGAGCCAGCACTTAACCCCGCAAAGCAACAGATCCTGGCCGAAATTCGCTACACCAAGGCGACCAAGGTGGCGTTCAAGATGTCAGCCCGTTTCTGGGAGTCCGAACAGCTGAGCGGGTTCGCCCAGCTCGATACGGGCGCAGAAATCTGGAGCCCCCGATGGTCCGCCGGCGATGGCAGCGGGGTACTTCAGTTCTATCAGCAAGGTGAGCGGGCCGCCGAATTGGACGCAATGGACGAGCCGGCCCGGGCCCAATGGGCAATGGGACACATCGAAAAGGCCTTCCCCGGAGCGGGCCGTCATGTGCAGGAATCAAGGAGCTATTCGTGGCAGCACGATCCCTGGGCTGGCGGCGCCTATGGCATCCCGCAGCCTGGTGATCTCTTCCGCTGGCAAGGGAATATCGCCTCGCCCGAGGGTCGCATCTACTTTGCGGGCGAGCACACGTCGGAATATTCAGCCTGGATAGAGGGTGCCGTCAGGTCGGGACATCGCGCAGCCACCGAATTGCATGAGGCAACTTTCGAAAGCCATAGGTGA
- a CDS encoding integrase core domain-containing protein, which translates to MGAQSSHSEGAVDGPRSQYAAQAYRQPLSCHGLVGSIGRRGNPYDNAKAESFMKTLKVEGVYPMGFEIFSDVVEHIPRFIGYIYNGRRLHFPLVYLNPVQF; encoded by the coding sequence ATGGGGGCGCAAAGCAGTCATAGCGAAGGAGCCGTCGACGGACCGCGGTCGCAATACGCGGCTCAGGCTTATCGACAACCCCTCTCGTGCCATGGCCTCGTCGGCTCGATAGGCCGGCGTGGAAACCCCTACGACAACGCCAAAGCGGAAAGCTTCATGAAGACGCTGAAGGTCGAAGGCGTCTACCCCATGGGGTTCGAGATATTCTCCGATGTTGTCGAGCATATTCCCAGGTTCATCGGCTATATATACAACGGCCGAAGGCTACACTTCCCACTCGTTTATCTAAACCCCGTGCAATTTTAG
- a CDS encoding DUF1761 domain-containing protein, giving the protein MVFSAFTQINLWGVLVTSAFGFVFGGVYYGAIVPRYYAIALGRETIPAAKLDMLTILGPFVCNIVMIVTTAAIMRMIGVVSLADALSLGLVIGVGYLLAMCLTIAINPNFPRPFYYTMVNAPYFLVSILVASAVLFLLR; this is encoded by the coding sequence ATGGTTTTCAGTGCATTTACTCAGATCAATCTCTGGGGCGTTCTTGTGACCTCGGCATTCGGCTTCGTGTTCGGGGGCGTATATTACGGCGCCATAGTACCGAGATATTACGCAATAGCGCTGGGACGTGAGACCATACCGGCCGCCAAGCTGGACATGCTGACCATCCTTGGCCCCTTCGTATGCAATATCGTTATGATCGTCACGACCGCCGCGATCATGCGCATGATTGGCGTTGTCTCCCTCGCCGATGCCCTGTCGCTCGGGCTGGTGATCGGCGTCGGCTATCTTCTGGCGATGTGCCTGACTATCGCGATCAATCCCAATTTCCCCAGGCCGTTCTATTACACGATGGTGAATGCGCCCTATTTTCTGGTCAGCATTCTGGTGGCGAGCGCCGTACTTTTTCTGTTGCGGTAG
- a CDS encoding AraC family transcriptional regulator — protein sequence MDPLSDMIALLRPSAAVSKPISGKGRWAVHYDAHDAPGFTIILSGEAWLTFDGKEPLRLAEGDFLLLPTTPAFSLASEPHIPGTPVTPRDQAVRHGAPHGKPDFVALGGSFAFERVNSSLLLSLLPERIHIPASEGRSTRFGRLVGLLAEECATDYPGKELIIQRMLEALLVEALRWRSLGNEAVPSGLLSGMQDPAIARALLAIHADVRASWTVAELASIAGMSRSAFSARFGEMLGCAPIEYLMRWRMAIAKDALTRGNKTLDRIAEEIGYESASAFSTAFRKRLGCPPGKFARAAA from the coding sequence ATGGATCCACTGAGCGATATGATCGCCTTGTTGCGCCCGAGCGCCGCGGTGTCGAAGCCGATTTCAGGAAAAGGCCGCTGGGCAGTTCACTACGACGCGCATGATGCGCCCGGCTTTACGATCATCCTTTCAGGTGAGGCGTGGCTGACCTTCGATGGCAAGGAGCCGCTGCGTCTCGCGGAGGGGGATTTTCTGCTGCTGCCGACGACGCCCGCCTTCTCGCTGGCGAGCGAACCTCATATTCCCGGCACGCCTGTCACGCCGCGTGACCAAGCCGTCCGGCATGGCGCCCCCCACGGCAAGCCGGACTTCGTGGCGTTGGGCGGGAGCTTTGCCTTCGAACGGGTGAACAGTTCTCTCCTGCTCTCGCTTCTGCCCGAGCGTATCCATATCCCGGCCTCGGAAGGCCGCTCGACGCGGTTCGGACGTTTAGTCGGTCTGCTGGCCGAGGAATGCGCCACCGATTATCCCGGCAAGGAGCTGATCATTCAGCGCATGCTGGAGGCATTGCTGGTCGAGGCGCTTCGCTGGCGCAGCCTTGGCAACGAGGCTGTACCGTCCGGCCTGTTGAGCGGGATGCAGGACCCGGCGATCGCCCGCGCGCTACTGGCGATCCACGCCGATGTCCGCGCCAGTTGGACAGTCGCAGAACTTGCGAGCATCGCGGGCATGTCTCGCTCCGCCTTCTCGGCCCGATTCGGTGAAATGTTGGGATGCGCACCAATCGAGTATCTGATGCGCTGGCGCATGGCGATCGCAAAGGACGCCCTGACCCGCGGCAACAAGACGCTCGATCGGATCGCAGAAGAGATTGGCTACGAGTCGGCCAGCGCCTTCAGCACTGCGTTTCGTAAGCGCCTCGGATGCCCGCCCGGCAAATTCGCGCGCGCCGCGGCCTGA